From Actinosynnema mirum DSM 43827, a single genomic window includes:
- a CDS encoding DUF4153 domain-containing protein: MPEEPEPSAGGKPRNTPPGKPEPTAVTTVEPSPGKHFTPGAPPRRPLTPEDGARRAKAVLAALTAAVVAAVVVPHETHGVGWPIAAVVVLALVGRRVRVGWAALSVLLASVAAFRASGWLFALCLVTGLVTASLAVTGGRTVRGLLWGSFAVPATSLVALPWGASGVAAHRAGGWVRPVVLTCVVLLVFLPLLASADEAFADLVLSVLSQPGAPAPVTAFFGAAAGAGVLAARRLQALPNTSDRPLDPARPVARRDWALPVGALVALFTAFVAVQLRTLFGGDRHVQVTADLTYADYARGGFGQLVVVTLLTLGVLGAVSRFASRATGRDRVWLRALPGALCALTLVIVASAVHRMWLYQRAYGFTEQRVLALAAELWLGLVCLVVLAAGVRLSAAWLPRAVVATAAGAVLALAVANPDLLVAEANVARYEATGRIDQPYLTTLSVDAAPALARLPKELRVCHWPDRRQRWTGWNLAWARWADEPWGAGRCRW, encoded by the coding sequence GTGCCCGAAGAACCTGAGCCCAGCGCTGGGGGAAAACCCCGGAACACCCCGCCGGGGAAACCCGAGCCCACCGCCGTCACCACCGTTGAGCCCTCCCCCGGCAAGCACTTCACCCCCGGCGCGCCACCCCGACGGCCACTGACCCCCGAGGACGGCGCCCGCCGCGCCAAGGCCGTCCTCGCCGCGCTCACCGCCGCGGTGGTCGCCGCGGTCGTCGTCCCCCACGAGACGCACGGCGTCGGCTGGCCCATCGCCGCCGTCGTCGTGCTCGCCCTCGTCGGACGGCGGGTGCGCGTGGGCTGGGCGGCGCTGTCGGTGCTGCTGGCGTCGGTGGCCGCGTTCCGGGCCTCCGGCTGGCTGTTCGCCCTGTGCCTGGTCACCGGCCTGGTCACCGCCTCGCTGGCGGTCACCGGCGGGCGCACGGTCCGGGGGCTGCTGTGGGGGTCGTTCGCCGTGCCCGCCACCTCGCTGGTGGCGCTGCCCTGGGGCGCGAGCGGGGTGGCGGCGCACCGGGCGGGCGGGTGGGTGCGGCCGGTGGTGCTCACCTGCGTGGTGCTGCTGGTGTTCCTGCCGCTGCTGGCGAGCGCGGACGAGGCGTTCGCCGACCTGGTGCTGAGCGTGCTGTCGCAGCCGGGCGCCCCGGCGCCGGTCACCGCGTTCTTCGGCGCGGCGGCGGGCGCGGGGGTGCTGGCGGCGCGCCGGTTGCAGGCGCTCCCGAACACCTCCGACCGGCCGCTCGACCCGGCCCGGCCGGTGGCGCGCCGGGACTGGGCGCTGCCGGTGGGGGCGCTGGTGGCGCTGTTCACCGCGTTCGTGGCCGTGCAGCTGCGCACCCTGTTCGGCGGCGACCGGCACGTGCAGGTGACCGCCGACCTGACGTACGCCGACTACGCGCGCGGCGGCTTCGGCCAGCTCGTGGTGGTCACCCTGCTGACGCTGGGCGTGCTCGGCGCGGTGTCCCGGTTCGCCTCGCGCGCCACCGGGCGGGACCGGGTGTGGCTGCGGGCCCTGCCGGGGGCGCTGTGCGCGCTGACCCTGGTCATCGTCGCCTCGGCCGTGCACCGCATGTGGCTCTACCAGCGGGCCTACGGGTTCACCGAGCAGCGCGTGCTGGCGCTGGCCGCCGAGCTGTGGCTGGGCCTGGTGTGCCTGGTGGTGCTGGCCGCCGGGGTGCGGCTGTCGGCGGCCTGGCTGCCGAGGGCGGTGGTGGCGACGGCGGCGGGCGCGGTGCTGGCGCTGGCCGTCGCCAACCCGGACCTGCTCGTCGCGGAGGCCAACGTGGCGCGCTACGAGGCCACCGGGCGGATCGACCAGCCCTACCTGACCACGCTGTCCGTGGACGCCGCCCCGGCGCTGGCGCGGCTGCCCAAGGAGCTGCGGGTCTGCCACTGGCCGGACCGGCGTCAGCGCTGGACCGGGTGGAACCTGGCGTGGGCCCGGTGGGCCGACGAGCCGTGGGGCGCGGGCCGGTGCCGGTGGTGA
- a CDS encoding S8 family serine peptidase, with protein MNNSGRRWRHRTGAALLAAVLGTSGIGFAATPALAQEAPQGAPEASKQLDSVDRERIADAERAGQAEVTLLVAAEKGELDSAVDELKALGGTVQSTERDIDYAKVSLPRDKAEKAAKLDTVRAVDVDGLVALDDPRPEGSAAPLPQKAPDAKTPKKNPYLPTQDTQAAQFTDAHSKWDGRGTTIAVLDTGIDLDHPALKTTTTGETKVVDWYNANATNSGDGTWIGMSGRYTADFTVGGVTYKVPRGATYSFGLFRETSGDLGLSNSETGGDLNRDGDRNDAFGVLQDVSTREVRVDVRGDGDFTDDKPMIDYKHKKDVGHFGVDNPATGTVEQVAFVVQTDKSVYDNGGTPYVNIGISAAQHGTHVAGITSANNLFGGKMVGAAPGAKLMAVKVCLSTPSCTSSGLIDGVLYAARNGADVVNISIGGLPPLNDGNNARAELYNRTIAEYNVQLFISAGNSGAGANTVGDPSVASDSISVGSYITKQTWLSNYGSVTKQAEGLHGFSSRGPREDGGFKPDIVAPGSAIATTPQWLPSGPVAGTYELPAGYAMLNGTSMAAPQATGAAALLVSAYKATHDGRRPNAAQLRTAIKTGAKWVSSLQAYEQGAGLFDVKRAWAELNRGVNTQNVTTSVEVNTALDDLLATPGVGVGIHDREGVVAGKEYTRTYTLTRTTGPDKNQQFGLSWKGNDGTFSSGTRVTLPLNKPVQLAVKVKPKTTGVHSAVLEIDNSSTAGVDAMTLNTVFAADEFTAKGSYQVTRTGDLPRNQSQSFFVKVPEGTSALKVDMAAGGDPGKGQVRFLRFDPYGVPFDTTSSTNCYNPDAGAGCSGGTPTSRTVANPTPGVWEIVVEARRTSDADVAKYSVTASVLGTAITPNPDVIESVVAGTPVERQYQVTNSLATFTGKLVGGPLGSAKVARPTIADGTTAQYDLVVPAGATRLRASIGKTSDVTADLDLLLYNCTSGSCVLYVQSADADSEEAVSVANPAPGAWRVVVDGYAVPAGTTEYDYLDVFTAPSLGSVAVADTDAVRTAGATWTATGAVTANAKPGDGRELRGELGVLTSDGVPVGSGVVVVRNVA; from the coding sequence GTGAACAACTCAGGCAGACGGTGGCGGCACCGCACGGGGGCGGCTCTGCTCGCGGCCGTGCTCGGCACCTCTGGGATCGGCTTCGCCGCCACTCCCGCGCTCGCGCAGGAAGCACCCCAGGGCGCCCCCGAGGCGTCCAAGCAGCTGGACTCGGTCGACCGCGAGCGCATCGCCGACGCCGAGCGCGCCGGTCAGGCCGAGGTGACCCTGCTGGTCGCCGCGGAGAAGGGCGAGCTCGACTCGGCCGTCGACGAGCTGAAGGCGCTCGGCGGCACCGTGCAGTCCACCGAGCGCGACATCGACTACGCCAAGGTGTCGCTGCCGCGCGACAAGGCGGAGAAGGCCGCGAAGCTGGACACCGTCCGCGCCGTGGACGTCGACGGCCTGGTCGCGCTGGACGACCCGCGCCCCGAGGGCTCCGCCGCGCCGCTGCCGCAGAAGGCCCCGGACGCGAAGACGCCCAAGAAGAACCCGTACCTGCCGACCCAGGACACCCAGGCCGCGCAGTTCACGGACGCGCACTCCAAGTGGGACGGTCGGGGAACCACGATCGCCGTGCTGGACACCGGCATCGACCTGGACCACCCGGCGCTCAAGACCACCACGACCGGCGAGACCAAGGTCGTCGACTGGTACAACGCCAACGCCACCAACTCCGGCGACGGCACGTGGATCGGCATGTCCGGCCGGTACACGGCCGACTTCACCGTCGGCGGCGTCACCTACAAGGTGCCGAGGGGCGCGACGTACAGCTTCGGCCTGTTCCGCGAGACCTCGGGCGACCTCGGCCTGAGCAACAGCGAGACCGGCGGCGACCTGAACCGCGACGGCGACCGCAACGACGCCTTCGGCGTGCTGCAGGACGTCTCGACGCGCGAGGTGCGGGTCGACGTCAGGGGTGACGGCGACTTCACCGACGACAAGCCGATGATCGACTACAAGCACAAGAAGGACGTCGGCCACTTCGGCGTCGACAACCCGGCGACGGGCACCGTCGAGCAGGTCGCGTTCGTCGTGCAGACCGACAAGTCGGTGTACGACAACGGCGGCACCCCGTACGTGAACATCGGCATCTCCGCCGCCCAGCACGGCACGCACGTCGCGGGCATCACCTCCGCCAACAACCTGTTCGGCGGCAAGATGGTCGGCGCGGCGCCCGGCGCGAAGCTGATGGCCGTCAAGGTCTGCCTGTCGACCCCGTCCTGCACCAGCAGCGGCCTGATCGACGGCGTGCTGTACGCGGCGCGCAACGGCGCCGACGTCGTCAACATCTCCATCGGCGGCCTGCCCCCGCTCAACGACGGCAACAACGCGCGCGCCGAGCTGTACAACCGCACGATCGCCGAGTACAACGTGCAGCTGTTCATCTCCGCGGGCAACAGCGGCGCGGGCGCCAACACCGTGGGCGACCCGTCGGTGGCCTCCGACTCGATCAGCGTCGGCTCGTACATCACCAAGCAGACGTGGCTGTCGAACTACGGCTCGGTGACCAAGCAGGCCGAGGGCCTGCACGGCTTCTCCTCGCGCGGCCCGCGCGAGGACGGCGGCTTCAAGCCGGACATCGTCGCGCCCGGCTCGGCCATCGCGACGACCCCGCAGTGGCTGCCCTCCGGCCCCGTCGCGGGCACCTACGAGCTGCCCGCCGGCTACGCGATGCTGAACGGCACCTCGATGGCCGCCCCGCAGGCGACCGGCGCCGCCGCGCTGCTGGTGAGCGCGTACAAGGCCACGCACGACGGCCGGCGCCCGAACGCCGCGCAGCTGCGCACCGCGATCAAGACCGGCGCCAAGTGGGTCTCCTCGCTCCAGGCCTACGAGCAGGGCGCGGGCCTGTTCGACGTCAAGCGCGCCTGGGCTGAGCTGAACCGGGGCGTCAACACCCAGAACGTCACCACCTCGGTCGAGGTCAACACGGCGCTGGACGACCTGCTGGCCACGCCGGGCGTCGGCGTGGGCATCCACGACCGCGAGGGCGTCGTCGCGGGCAAGGAGTACACCCGCACCTACACGCTGACCCGCACCACCGGCCCGGACAAGAACCAGCAGTTCGGCCTGTCGTGGAAGGGCAACGACGGCACGTTCTCCTCGGGCACCAGGGTCACCCTGCCGCTGAACAAGCCGGTGCAGCTGGCCGTGAAGGTCAAGCCGAAGACCACCGGCGTGCACTCGGCCGTGCTGGAGATCGACAACTCGTCCACGGCCGGTGTCGACGCGATGACCCTGAACACGGTCTTCGCCGCCGACGAGTTCACCGCCAAGGGCTCCTACCAGGTGACCAGGACCGGCGACCTGCCGCGCAACCAGTCGCAGAGCTTCTTCGTGAAGGTGCCCGAGGGCACGAGCGCGCTGAAGGTCGACATGGCCGCGGGCGGCGACCCCGGCAAGGGCCAGGTGCGGTTCCTGCGCTTCGACCCGTACGGCGTCCCGTTCGACACCACCTCGTCGACCAACTGCTACAACCCCGACGCGGGCGCGGGCTGCTCCGGTGGCACGCCCACCAGCCGCACCGTCGCGAACCCGACGCCGGGCGTGTGGGAGATCGTGGTCGAGGCGCGGCGCACCTCGGACGCGGACGTGGCCAAGTACTCGGTGACCGCCTCCGTGCTGGGCACCGCGATCACCCCGAACCCGGACGTGATCGAGTCGGTCGTGGCCGGGACGCCGGTGGAGCGCCAGTACCAGGTGACCAACTCGCTGGCGACGTTCACCGGCAAGCTGGTCGGCGGCCCGCTGGGCAGCGCGAAGGTGGCGCGGCCGACCATCGCCGACGGCACCACCGCGCAGTACGACCTGGTCGTGCCCGCGGGTGCCACGCGGCTGCGGGCGTCGATCGGCAAGACGAGCGACGTGACCGCCGACCTGGACCTGCTGCTGTACAACTGCACCTCCGGGTCGTGCGTGCTGTACGTGCAGTCGGCCGACGCGGACTCGGAGGAGGCCGTGTCGGTGGCCAACCCGGCGCCGGGCGCGTGGCGGGTGGTCGTCGACGGGTACGCGGTGCCCGCCGGGACCACCGAGTACGACTACCTGGACGTGTTCACCGCGCCGAGCCTGGGCTCGGTGGCCGTGGCGGACACCGACGCGGTGCGCACCGCCGGTGCGACGTGGACGGCGACGGGCGCGGTGACCGCGAACGCGAAGCCCGGTGACGGGCGCGAGCTGCGCGGCGAGCTGGGCGTGCTGACCTCCGACGGCGTGCCGGTGGGCAGCGGCGTGGTGGTCGTGCGGAACGTGGCCTGA
- a CDS encoding mechanosensitive ion channel family protein, whose translation MPAPVVTIVTFAGSVLVALVAVALVHRTVARIGRKSELFANLARHLHRPAQVVAALVALQLSLGVTASGEWRPTALHAVGIALILSGAWLLAALLVVLENATLSRVRIDVDDNRHARRVHTQVRLMRRVTVGVVSVVAVAAVLMTFPGARAAGASLLASAGVIGAIAALAAQSLLGNVFAGMQIAFSDALRLDDVLIVEEQWGRVEEITLTYVVVHLWDDRRLILPTSHFLKTPFENWTRTQSALLGTVELEVDWTVPVEEMRQELRHALESTDLWDGRVSVLQVTDALRSFVKLRALVSARDAPSLWDLRCVVREHLVTWLRANHPGALPQVRVRDMPKTTPRRPEVAEPHGDNRVFGESADGEERVQAFSGPTSTQEMQPVRVGVPSSP comes from the coding sequence GTGCCCGCCCCCGTTGTCACGATCGTCACGTTCGCCGGATCGGTGCTGGTCGCCCTGGTGGCCGTGGCGCTGGTCCACCGGACGGTCGCCAGGATCGGCCGCAAGTCGGAGCTGTTCGCCAACCTGGCCCGCCACCTGCACCGGCCCGCCCAGGTGGTGGCCGCCCTGGTGGCCCTGCAGCTCTCCCTCGGCGTCACGGCCAGCGGGGAGTGGCGGCCCACGGCGCTGCACGCGGTCGGGATCGCGCTGATCCTGAGCGGCGCGTGGCTGCTGGCGGCGCTGCTGGTGGTGCTGGAGAACGCGACGCTCTCTCGCGTCCGCATCGACGTGGACGACAACCGGCACGCCCGGCGGGTGCACACCCAGGTCCGGCTGATGCGCCGGGTCACGGTCGGCGTGGTGTCGGTGGTGGCCGTCGCCGCGGTGCTGATGACCTTCCCCGGCGCGCGGGCGGCGGGCGCGTCGCTGCTGGCGTCGGCCGGCGTGATCGGCGCGATCGCGGCGCTGGCCGCGCAGTCGCTGCTGGGGAACGTGTTCGCCGGGATGCAGATCGCGTTCAGCGACGCGCTGCGGCTGGACGACGTGCTGATCGTCGAGGAGCAGTGGGGCCGGGTCGAGGAGATCACCCTGACCTACGTGGTGGTGCACCTGTGGGACGACCGGCGGCTGATCCTGCCGACCTCGCACTTCCTGAAGACCCCGTTCGAGAACTGGACGCGCACCCAGTCGGCGCTGCTCGGCACGGTCGAGCTGGAGGTCGACTGGACGGTGCCGGTGGAGGAGATGCGGCAGGAGCTGCGGCACGCGCTGGAGAGCACGGACCTGTGGGACGGGCGGGTGTCGGTGCTCCAGGTGACGGACGCGCTGCGCTCGTTCGTGAAGCTGCGGGCGCTGGTGTCCGCGCGGGACGCCCCGAGCCTGTGGGACCTGCGGTGCGTGGTGCGCGAGCACCTGGTGACGTGGCTGCGGGCGAACCACCCCGGCGCGCTGCCGCAGGTGCGGGTGCGGGACATGCCGAAGACCACGCCACGGCGGCCGGAGGTGGCGGAGCCGCACGGGGACAACCGGGTGTTCGGCGAGAGCGCGGACGGCGAGGAGCGGGTGCAGGCGTTCAGCGGGCCGACGAGCACGCAGGAGATGCAACCGGTGCGGGTCGGGGTTCCGTCCTCGCCGTGA
- a CDS encoding flavin reductase family protein codes for MVESSLGLRGVFRDFPQGVGIVTATGGDGPVGVTVSSITSASLDPPLVVVWIGQGASAWPVLRTAPLFALHLLHAGQTALSDLFARSGADRFGQATRWEPDGDGVPHLLDAPARLRCRTSRRIVVGDHVALVGEPLAIEHTAGTSPLVRFQGRYTSVA; via the coding sequence ATGGTCGAGTCGTCGCTGGGTCTGCGCGGGGTGTTCCGCGACTTCCCGCAGGGCGTCGGCATCGTGACCGCGACCGGTGGCGACGGCCCGGTGGGCGTCACGGTCAGCTCGATCACCTCGGCCAGCCTCGACCCGCCGCTGGTGGTGGTGTGGATCGGCCAGGGCGCGTCCGCGTGGCCGGTGCTGCGCACCGCCCCGCTGTTCGCCCTGCACCTGCTGCACGCGGGCCAGACCGCCCTGTCCGACCTCTTCGCCCGCTCCGGAGCCGACCGCTTCGGCCAGGCCACCCGCTGGGAGCCGGACGGCGACGGCGTCCCCCACCTGCTCGACGCCCCGGCCCGCCTCAGGTGCCGCACGTCCCGCCGGATCGTGGTGGGCGACCACGTGGCGCTGGTGGGCGAGCCGCTGGCGATCGAGCACACGGCGGGCACCTCGCCGCTGGTGCGGTTCCAGGGGCGGTACACCTCGGTGGCGTAG
- a CDS encoding NADPH-dependent F420 reductase — protein MSTTTLGVIGSGMVGAGVARRAVDAGLRVVLANSRGPESLAALVAELGGRARAATPAEAALAGEVVVAAVPLTALDRLPVAELAGKVVVDPMNYARKPGWENPELDRDELTSSELVQRALTGARVVKALHNIGPRQLLRLHRPDGAPDRTALPLSGDDPAAKAEVAALLAALGFDAVDLGPLAESWRSEPNTPLYAVPYTGLPPEGLPIAEVVAWFQAADGVPLPASRVRELAASTTRPRAGFQL, from the coding sequence GTGAGCACAACCACCCTCGGCGTCATCGGTTCCGGCATGGTCGGGGCGGGTGTCGCGCGGCGCGCGGTCGACGCGGGGCTCCGCGTCGTGCTGGCCAACTCGCGGGGCCCGGAGTCCCTGGCCGCGCTGGTGGCCGAGCTGGGCGGGCGGGCGCGCGCGGCGACCCCGGCGGAGGCGGCGCTGGCGGGCGAGGTGGTCGTGGCGGCCGTGCCGCTGACCGCGCTGGACCGGCTGCCGGTGGCGGAGCTGGCGGGCAAGGTCGTGGTCGACCCGATGAACTACGCCCGCAAGCCCGGCTGGGAGAACCCCGAGCTGGACCGGGACGAGCTGACCTCCAGCGAGCTGGTGCAGCGCGCGCTGACCGGCGCCCGCGTGGTGAAGGCGCTGCACAACATCGGCCCCCGGCAGCTCCTGCGGCTGCACCGCCCGGACGGCGCCCCCGACCGCACCGCCCTGCCGCTGTCCGGCGACGACCCGGCGGCCAAGGCCGAGGTCGCCGCGCTGCTGGCCGCGCTGGGCTTCGACGCGGTCGACCTGGGCCCGCTGGCCGAGAGCTGGCGCAGCGAGCCGAACACCCCGCTGTACGCCGTGCCGTACACCGGCCTGCCGCCCGAGGGGCTGCCGATCGCGGAGGTGGTGGCCTGGTTCCAGGCCGCCGACGGGGTGCCGCTGCCCGCGTCGCGGGTGCGCGAGCTGGCCGCGTCGACCACGCGCCCGCGGGCGGGGTTCCAGCTGTAG
- a CDS encoding FAD-binding dehydrogenase translates to MAHDADVIVVGAGLAGLVAASELVDAGRKVLLLDQEPEASLGGQAWWSFGGLFMVDTPEQRRLRVRDSSALALQDWLGSAAFDRPEDEWPKRWAEAYVDFASGEKRAWLHGLGVRFFPLVQWAERGGYLAGGHGNSVPRFHVTWGTGPGIVEPFAKRVRQAEAAGLLEFRFRHRVTGLTTTGGVVDGVSGEVLVPSAVERAEPSSREVAGSFELRAQAVVVTSGGIGGNHELVRRNWPARMGTPPEHMLSGVPDHVDGLMLQVVNEAGGRIINEDRMWHYPEGIDNHSPVWSRHGIRILPGPSPLWLDATGKRLPIPLFPGFDALGALEHIVKTGHGHSWFLLNQRIIGKEFALSGSEQNPDLTGRDVKMLLKRVLPGAVTPVEVFAKRSPEFITGRTVAEVVAGMNALVGEDLVDAAELQRVVVERDRQVLSGLGKDMQVNAMREARKFLTDKVMRVVEPHALLDPKAGPLIAVRLSVLTRKTLGGLHTDLSGRVLTQDGSVLEGVYAAGEAAGFGGGGVHGYRALEGTFLGGCLFSGRTAGRAAAKALG, encoded by the coding sequence ATGGCACATGACGCGGATGTCATCGTCGTCGGCGCGGGGCTGGCCGGGCTCGTCGCGGCCTCGGAGCTCGTCGACGCCGGGCGCAAGGTCCTGCTGCTCGACCAGGAGCCCGAGGCCTCGCTCGGCGGGCAGGCCTGGTGGTCGTTCGGCGGGCTGTTCATGGTGGACACCCCCGAGCAGCGCAGGCTGCGGGTGCGCGACTCGTCGGCGCTGGCGCTCCAGGACTGGCTGGGCTCGGCGGCGTTCGACCGCCCCGAGGACGAGTGGCCGAAGCGGTGGGCCGAGGCCTACGTGGACTTCGCCTCCGGCGAGAAGCGGGCCTGGCTGCACGGGCTGGGGGTGCGGTTCTTCCCGCTGGTGCAGTGGGCCGAGCGCGGCGGGTACCTGGCGGGCGGGCACGGCAACTCGGTGCCGCGCTTCCACGTCACCTGGGGCACCGGGCCGGGCATCGTCGAGCCGTTCGCGAAGCGGGTGCGCCAGGCCGAGGCGGCCGGGCTGCTGGAGTTCCGCTTCCGGCACCGGGTGACCGGGCTGACCACCACCGGCGGCGTGGTCGACGGGGTGAGCGGCGAGGTGCTCGTGCCGTCCGCGGTGGAGCGGGCGGAGCCGTCCTCGCGGGAGGTGGCCGGGTCGTTCGAGCTGCGCGCGCAGGCCGTGGTGGTGACCAGCGGCGGCATCGGCGGCAACCACGAGCTGGTGCGCCGCAACTGGCCCGCGCGGATGGGCACGCCGCCCGAGCACATGCTGTCGGGCGTGCCGGACCACGTGGACGGCCTGATGCTCCAGGTGGTCAACGAGGCGGGCGGGCGGATCATCAACGAGGACCGCATGTGGCACTACCCGGAGGGCATCGACAACCACAGCCCGGTGTGGAGCAGGCACGGCATCCGCATCCTGCCCGGCCCGTCGCCGCTGTGGCTGGACGCCACCGGCAAGCGGCTGCCGATCCCGCTGTTCCCCGGCTTCGACGCGCTCGGGGCGCTGGAGCACATCGTCAAGACCGGGCACGGGCACTCGTGGTTCCTGCTGAACCAGCGGATCATCGGCAAGGAGTTCGCGCTGTCGGGGTCGGAGCAGAACCCGGACCTGACGGGGCGCGACGTGAAGATGCTCCTCAAGCGCGTGCTGCCGGGCGCGGTGACGCCGGTGGAGGTGTTCGCGAAGCGGTCGCCGGAGTTCATCACCGGGCGGACCGTCGCCGAGGTCGTGGCGGGGATGAACGCGCTGGTCGGCGAGGATTTGGTGGACGCGGCCGAGCTGCAGCGCGTGGTGGTGGAGCGGGACCGGCAGGTGCTGTCCGGGCTGGGCAAGGACATGCAGGTGAACGCGATGCGCGAGGCGCGGAAGTTCCTCACCGACAAGGTGATGCGCGTGGTCGAGCCGCACGCCCTGCTGGACCCGAAGGCGGGACCGCTGATCGCGGTGCGGCTGTCGGTGCTGACCCGCAAGACCCTGGGAGGGCTGCACACGGACCTGTCGGGGCGGGTGCTGACCCAGGACGGGTCGGTGCTGGAGGGGGTGTACGCGGCCGGTGAGGCGGCCGGGTTCGGCGGGGGCGGGGTGCACGGGTACCGGGCGCTGGAGGGGACGTTCCTGGGCGGGTGCTTGTTCTCGGGGCGGACCGCGGGGCGGGCTGCGGCGAAGGCGCTGGGGTAG
- a CDS encoding ESX secretion-associated protein EspG, producing MIEPEYLLTPRQLDVLWQDLGLGRLPYPLDVPSLGATEAERARLREQVLAELGGQPDHRLVSLLRLLADHRVSVDAIAHVERPIRAVAVSDGDRAALAVIDSGSVGLLEIRPTSLARSIVEVLPAGAAGPGSSLSLRVETMSAAVAMQGQSDGDEDDPWGDSEVDERTALQRAGLSREDATALSELAANRKAGGQFGVSHGGGGGYRAQRAGVTITWFDTHQGRYLMVRENGWLSLAPTDNDRIASRIDSVLAGVA from the coding sequence GTGATCGAGCCGGAGTACCTGCTCACGCCGCGTCAGCTCGACGTGCTGTGGCAGGACCTCGGGCTGGGCAGGCTGCCCTACCCGCTGGACGTGCCCAGCCTCGGCGCGACCGAGGCCGAGCGCGCCCGGCTGCGCGAGCAGGTGCTCGCCGAGCTGGGCGGCCAGCCCGACCACCGGCTGGTCTCGCTGCTGCGGCTGCTGGCCGACCACCGCGTGTCGGTGGACGCCATCGCGCACGTCGAGCGCCCGATCCGCGCCGTCGCCGTCTCGGACGGCGACCGGGCGGCCCTCGCGGTGATCGACAGCGGCAGCGTCGGCCTGCTGGAGATCCGGCCGACCTCGCTGGCCAGGTCCATCGTGGAGGTGCTGCCCGCAGGCGCGGCAGGTCCCGGCTCGTCGCTGTCGCTGCGGGTCGAGACCATGAGCGCGGCCGTCGCGATGCAGGGCCAGTCCGACGGCGACGAGGACGACCCGTGGGGCGACTCCGAGGTCGACGAGCGCACCGCGCTCCAGCGCGCCGGCCTGTCCCGCGAGGACGCCACCGCGCTGAGCGAGCTGGCGGCCAACCGCAAGGCGGGCGGGCAGTTCGGGGTGTCGCACGGCGGTGGCGGCGGGTACCGGGCGCAGCGGGCCGGGGTGACCATCACCTGGTTCGACACGCACCAGGGCCGCTACCTGATGGTCCGGGAGAACGGGTGGCTGAGCCTGGCCCCCACGGACAACGACCGGATCGCCAGCCGGATCGACTCGGTGCTGGCCGGGGTCGCCTGA
- a CDS encoding LysR family transcriptional regulator, whose product MELRALHYFVTVAEELHFGRAAERLRIVQPAVSQQVARLERELGARLLDRTSRRVRLTPAGERVLAAARETLAAAARVRVVAGERGAVVRIGLASCVDARVDRALGRLGDVEPELVDLPVPARLAAVRAGELDVALVRGAVRSGDDLRVARAWGERLHAVLSHEHPAAGAPSVSLADLSPEGLRLPAREADPPLHDAILAALPTAPRRSPSGDLMNALYEVARDPAGWALLPEGQVANVRPGRVVPVPVDPPLEVDGHVVASVVTPASCLASYVAAFGD is encoded by the coding sequence GTGGAACTGCGCGCGCTGCACTACTTCGTGACCGTCGCCGAGGAGCTGCACTTCGGGCGGGCCGCCGAGCGGCTGCGGATCGTGCAGCCCGCGGTGAGCCAGCAGGTCGCCCGCCTGGAGCGGGAGCTGGGCGCCCGGCTGCTCGACCGGACCTCCCGGCGGGTCCGGCTGACCCCGGCGGGCGAACGCGTCCTCGCCGCCGCCCGCGAGACCCTGGCCGCCGCCGCGCGGGTGCGGGTGGTGGCGGGGGAGCGCGGGGCGGTGGTGCGGATCGGGCTGGCGTCCTGCGTGGACGCGCGGGTCGACCGGGCCCTCGGCCGACTCGGCGACGTGGAGCCGGAGCTGGTGGACCTGCCGGTGCCCGCGCGCCTGGCGGCCGTGCGGGCGGGCGAGCTGGACGTGGCGCTGGTGCGCGGCGCGGTGCGGTCCGGGGACGACCTGCGGGTGGCGCGCGCGTGGGGGGAGCGGCTGCACGCCGTGCTGTCCCACGAGCACCCGGCGGCGGGCGCGCCGTCGGTGAGCCTGGCCGACCTGTCCCCGGAGGGCCTGCGTTTGCCCGCCCGCGAGGCGGACCCGCCGCTGCACGACGCGATCCTGGCCGCCCTGCCGACCGCGCCCCGGCGGTCGCCGTCGGGGGACCTGATGAACGCCCTGTACGAGGTCGCCCGCGACCCGGCGGGGTGGGCTCTGCTGCCGGAGGGCCAGGTGGCGAACGTGCGACCGGGCCGGGTCGTCCCGGTGCCGGTGGACCCGCCGCTGGAGGTGGACGGGCACGTGGTGGCGTCGGTGGTGACGCCGGCGTCGTGCCTGGCGTCGTACGTGGCGGCGTTCGGGGACTGA